One genomic window of Syngnathus acus chromosome 11, fSynAcu1.2, whole genome shotgun sequence includes the following:
- the LOC119130835 gene encoding sodium-dependent neutral amino acid transporter B(0)AT1-like: MKLKLPNPGLDDRIPSHGELEKMEMDQAGDRPKWDNKAQYLLTCVGFCVGLGNVWRFPYLCQSHGGGAFMIPFLLLVVLEGIPLLHLEFAIGQRLRKGNIGVWRSINPYLTGVGISSLMVSFLVGMYYNTIMAWIMWYLFNSFQDPLPWSQCPLNANLTGLVDECARSSTVDYFWYRETLNTSESIDESGGLQWWIVLSLVAAWTVLYVCCIRGIETSGKAVYITSTLPYVVLTIFLIRGLTLKGSFEGIKFLFTPDVDELMNPSTWLDAGAQVFYSFSLAFGGLISFSSYNSIHNNCEQDAVLISIINGCTSVYSATVIYSIIGFRATEKYDDCIGGNILKLTNAFDLSENNITESNYDNMLMYFNQTSPDIVKDLQIQTCDMQSFLSQGVEGTGLAFIVFTEAIIKMPVSPIWAVLFFIMLFCLGLSTMFGNVEGVVVPMQDLNLLPKKWPKEVFCGLFCAISLAFGIIFAQRSGNYWLALFDKFAGSIPLLVIGLCEMIAVIYIYGVDRFNKDIEFMIGHKPNIFWQVTWRVVSPLIMVIILVFYFVTEVTKSLTYLAWNPESENFPTLEEREYPTWISIIVFILAGVPSLVIPAVALFKCLQRRCCKQSDVSDDNVKTISAEIHINDKMKY, encoded by the exons ATGAAGCTGAAGCTACCAAACCCGGGACTGGATGATCGGATCCCTTCTCATGGGGAACTGGAGAAGATGGAAATGGATCAGGCGGGGGATAGACCCAAGTGGGACAACAAAGCCCAGTACCTGCTCACCTGTGTGGGCTTCTGTGTAGGTCTGGGCAACGTCTGGAGGTTTCCTTATTTGTGCCAAAGCCATGGAGGAG GTGCATTCATGATCCCCTTCCTACTCCTTGTGGTTCTGGAGGGAATCCCGTTGCTGCACCTTGAGTTTGCCATCGGACAGCGTTTGAGGAAAGGCAACATTGGCGTGTGGAGGTCGATTAACCCGTACTTGACTGGAGTTG GTATATCATCTTTGATGGTGTCCTTTCTGGTGGGCATGTATTACAACACCATCATGGCTTGGATCATGTGGTACCTCTTCAACTCCTTCCAGGATCCTTTGCCATGGAGCCAGTGTCCGCTCAATGCTAATCTCACAG GTCTGGTGGACGAGTGTGCACGCAGCAGCACTGTGGATTACTTTTGGTACAGAGAGACCCTGAACACATCAGAGTCCATTGATGAATCTGGAGGTCTGCAGTGGTGGATCGTGCTGTCCCTGGTGGCCGCTTGGACCGTGCTCTATGTCTGCTGCATCCGCGGAATCGAAACCAGCGGAAAG GCTGTGTACATCACGTCTACTCTGCCGTACGTGGTTCTGACTATCTTCCTAATTAGAGGACTCACTCTGAAAGGTTCCTTTGAGGGAATTAAGTTCCTCTTCACACCGGAC GTGGATGAGTTGATGAATCCTTCAACGTGGTTGGACGCCGGCGCTCAGGTGTTCTACTCCTTCTCGTTGGCGTTTGGAGGCCTCATCTCCTTCTCTAGTTACAATTCTATCCA CAACAACTGCGAGCAGGATGCCGTTCTCATTTCCATCATCAACGGCTGCACGTCGGTGTATTCCGCCACCGTCATCTACTCCATCATCGGTTTCAGAGCCACTGAAAAATACGACGACTGCATCGGAGG caACATCCTGAAGCTGACAAACGCCTTCGACTTAAGCGAGAACAACATCACGGAGAGCAACTACGACAACATGCTTATGTACTTCAACCAAACCAGTCCGGATATTGTGAAGGATTTGCAAATCCAAACATGTGACATGCAGTCTTTCCTCAGTCAG GGGGTGGAGGGAACAGGTTTGGCCTTTATTGTCTTCACGGAGGCCATCATAAAGATGCCCGTTTCGCCAATCTGGGCCGTGTTGTTCTTCATCATGCTCTTCTGCCTCGGTCTGTCCACTATGTTTGGAAACGTGGAGGGAGTTGTGGTACCCATGCAGGATCTGAATTTATTACCCAAAAAATGGCCCAAAGAAGTTTTCTGCG gtTTGTTCTGCGCTATTTCTCTTGCCTTTGGCATCATTTTCGCCCAGCGCTCGGGGAATTACTGGTTGGCTCTTTTTGACAAATTTGCCGGCTCCATTCCTCTTCTGGTCATCGGGCTTTGCGAGATGATCGCCGTTATCTACATTTATGGCGTAGATAG ATTTAATAAAGATATCGAGTTCATGATTGGACACAAGCCCAACATCTTCTGGCAGGTGACATGGAGGGTGGTCAGCCCGCTCATCATGGTCATCATCCTggtcttttattttgtcacgGAAGTCACAAAGTCTCTCACTTATTTGGCCTGGAATCCAGAATCG GAGAACTTTCCCACCCTCGAAGAGCGAGAGTACCCGACCTGGATTTCTATTATTGTCTTCATCCTGGCCGGCGTTCCCAGTTTAGTCATCCCAGCCGTGGCCCTCTTCAAATGTTTGCAGAGGAGATGCTGCAAACAATCGGATGTCAGCGATGACAATGTGAAGACTATCTCTGCTGAAATTcacataaatgacaaaatgaagtATTAG
- the LOC119130836 gene encoding sodium-dependent neutral amino acid transporter B(0)AT1-like, whose protein sequence is MKLTLPNPGLDLRISSLEDLDRIEKEEADNRPKWDNKAQYILTCVGFCIGLGNVWRFPYLCQSHGGGAFLIPYLLLLVLEGMPLLLLEFAIGQRLRKGSVGVWRAISPYLTGVGIASMLVSFLVALYYNSLIAWIMWYLFNSFQSPLPWTQCPLNENATGFVAECQQSSTVDYFFYRVTLNSSTSISDSGELHWPIVVCLCCAWTVVCICCINGISSSGKAVYITAILPYIVLSIFLIRGLTLKGAFSGIQFLFTPNVEELMNPTTWLDAGAQVFYAFGLAWGGLISFSSYNPVHNNCVQDAVILSVVTGFTSVFAATVTYAIIGFRATEKYDLCCSDNILSLINGFDLPEDSITPSTFDLALENLNSSSPEVVLGLNLKTCDLQKFLSGGVEGTGLAFIVFTEAITKMPASPVWSVLFFIMLICLGLSTLFGNIEGVVVPLRDLGVFPKKWPHEALTGITCLVSFVITLLFALNSGNYWLGLFDKFAGSIPLLTIGFFEMISVVYIYGIDRFNEDIEFMTGRKPNIFWQIMWRFISPLIVLAILIFYLIIQAHEKLTYLVWDPASEAFPSLSSKAYPSWINGMVFLLAGVPSLIVPLYALCRYIFVCCRRRVN, encoded by the exons ATGAAATTGACTCTTCCCAACCCGGGACTGGATCTGCGGATCTCCAGCCTTGAGGATCTGGACAGGATAgagaaagaagaagctgaTAATAGACCCAAATGGGATAATAAAGCTCAGTACATCCTGACCTGCGTGGGATTTTGTATCGGCCTTGGCAACGTGTGGCGATTCCCTTACTTGTGTCAGAGCCATGGAGGAG GAGCCTTTTTGATCCCGTACCTGCTCCTGCTGGTATTAGAAGGAATGCCCCTCTTGTTGCTGGAATTTGCCATCGGCCAGCGTCTTCGGAAAGGAAGCGTTGGAGTGTGGCGGGCCATCAGTCCTTACCTGACTGGTGTTG gtatTGCCTCcatgctggtgtccttcttaGTTGCTTTGTATTACAACAGTTTGATAGCTTGGATCATGTGGTACCTTTTCAATTCCTTCCAAAGTCCACTGCCTTGGACTCAGTGTCCTCTCAATGAGAATGCAACAG GTTTTGTAGCCGAATGTCAACAGAGCTCCACCGTGGACTATTTTTTCTACCGGGTGACCCTCAACAGCTCAACGTCCATATCGGACTCTGGGGAGCTCCACTGGCCCATCGTCGTGTGCCTTTGCTGTGCATGGACTGTTGTATGCATTTGCTGCATCAACGGAATAAGCAGCTCGGGCAAG GCTGTGTACATCACGGCCATCCTGCCATACATTGTGTTGTCCATATTCCTGATCCGAGGACTAACCCTGAAAGGCGCCTTTAGCGGTATTCAGTTTCTCTTCACCCCAAAT GTGGAGGAATTGATGAATCCAACAACGTGGCTGGACGCGGGGGCTCAGGTTTTTTACGCTTTTGGTCTGGCATGGGGCGGGCTTATCTCATTCTCCAGCTACAATCCCGTTCA taacAACTGCGTGCAAGATGCTGTCATCCTGTCGGTTGTCACCGGCTTTACTTCCGTGTTTGCTGCTACTGTTACGTATGCCATCATTGGCTTCAGGGCCACGGAGAAATATGACCTGTGTTGTAGTGA CAACATCCTGTCATTAATAAACGGATTCGATCTTCCTGAGGACAGCATCACTCCAAGCACTTTCGACTTGGCCTTAGAAAATCTCAACAGCTCCTCTCCCGAGGTTGTTCTCGGACTGAACCTTAAAACCTGTGACTTGCAAAAATTCCTCAGTGGG GGAGTGGAGGGAACAGGTCTggcatttattgttttcacagAGGCCATCACCAAGATGCCAGCTTCACCAGTTTGGTCTGTTCTCTTCTTCATTATGCTCATCTGCTTGGGGCTTTCTACCCTCTTTGGCAACATTGAGGGAGTGGTGGTCCCCTTGAGAGACTTGGGGGTTTTCCCCAAAAAGTGGCCCCATGAAGCCCTGACTG GAATAACGTGCCTCGTGTCTTTCGTCATCACCCTCCTCTTCGCTTTGAATTCCGGCAATTATTGGCTTGGACTTTTTGACAAATTTGCCGGATCCATTCCGCTTCTGACGATTGGAttctttgaaatgatttctGTCGTTTACATATACGGCATTGACAG GTTCAACGAGGACATAGAATTCATGACTGGACGCAAACCAAACATCTTCTGGCAGATTATGTGGAGGTTCATCAGTCCTCTCATTGTCCTGGCCATTTTAATTTTCTACTTGATAATCCAAGCCCATGAAAAACTCACCTATTTAGTCTGGGATCCTGCTTCT GAAGCGTTTCCGTCTTTGTCATCCAAAGCATATCCGTCTTGGATCAATGGAATGGTTTTTCTCTTGGCGGGGGTTCCGAGTCTAATCGTGCCTCTGTATGCATTGTGTAGGTATATCTTTGTGTGCTGCAGGCGACGAGTAAATTGA